A genomic window from Bdellovibrio sp. SKB1291214 includes:
- a CDS encoding PQQ-dependent sugar dehydrogenase yields the protein MRVLFLAVVVTLVQCTSVKNNDSATRSAASTKMILDKSGYLYDPTDRSCDGFPRLMVETMPGTCLGMVLPRDRALDPATQKGFIKPRTILQLPGAFQFLVVDMGGWSPKNGRLFLLKAGASGTYELSLIKAGLDNPHGLRMGPDGFIYIGEKNQISKFHFVNGKIADWRLVFGNMPRKEGYMHPLSQFTFDPRNGDLYINSGSPSDHCIVEGTGEYKYCSEDQAQGNGAIYRIPAQKLKNMGPEGVEVFEYAAAGLRNSMAMVVSSAGYLVQGENSRDFPELEEPYEEMNVIDLNDGRIAHFGWPYCYDFHATSPEWEFPENKNLPIHKQFRKPVDCSVKEGRRMGEYQAPYILMPPHVAPLHMDYYRGSMFSDILGGKLLVTWHGYQPSGQRLVAYNVDEKGLPVLDSSAANARYQFNQPGTCPVSKPFQPRGGMDRHATYTEVISKWNEVKGIRPKGAPVGFTEASDGSIWIVEDRENRTIVRLARTQNANYREACDRSAASFDPQVQMLAWRSAVKSNPELDKGYQVIQSQLIQKYCTGCHGNLQVDDIAKDRFSNLDFLVKNGWIVPQDLEHSKAYGAIARLEGYTPMPPLDKPQFFGTPEGQQLNLLLSKWLNALPKDIDLSYAKYTAKDKRNIRLQPTTTAKACGQLNPGDIVYVDPRLSKVVSQDGYKWSRVYMVPAHSRLFKGACPAPEDGVYYIAQ from the coding sequence ATGCGCGTGTTGTTTTTAGCTGTCGTCGTAACTCTTGTTCAATGTACTTCCGTCAAAAACAATGATTCCGCCACCCGCTCTGCAGCTTCTACGAAAATGATCTTAGATAAAAGCGGTTACCTATACGATCCCACAGATCGTTCTTGCGATGGCTTTCCCCGTCTGATGGTTGAAACGATGCCAGGCACGTGTCTGGGCATGGTTCTGCCTCGTGATCGTGCTTTGGATCCAGCGACTCAAAAAGGATTCATTAAACCGCGCACGATTTTACAATTGCCAGGAGCTTTTCAATTTTTAGTCGTCGACATGGGAGGGTGGAGTCCCAAGAATGGCCGCTTGTTTTTGTTAAAGGCAGGCGCTTCGGGTACCTATGAGCTCTCATTGATTAAAGCGGGTTTGGATAACCCGCACGGTTTAAGGATGGGACCGGACGGTTTCATTTACATCGGCGAGAAAAATCAGATTTCAAAGTTTCATTTTGTAAATGGCAAAATCGCTGATTGGCGCTTGGTATTTGGAAATATGCCTCGGAAAGAAGGCTATATGCATCCACTTTCGCAGTTCACGTTCGATCCACGTAACGGGGATTTATACATAAATTCTGGATCTCCAAGTGATCACTGTATTGTAGAAGGTACGGGAGAATATAAATATTGTTCCGAAGACCAAGCTCAAGGAAATGGCGCAATCTATCGCATTCCTGCGCAAAAGCTAAAAAATATGGGACCAGAAGGCGTAGAGGTTTTTGAATACGCAGCTGCGGGCTTAAGAAATTCAATGGCGATGGTTGTCTCAAGTGCAGGCTACTTAGTTCAAGGTGAAAACAGCCGTGATTTCCCCGAGCTTGAAGAACCCTACGAAGAGATGAATGTAATTGATTTGAATGACGGCCGTATCGCGCACTTCGGATGGCCTTATTGTTATGACTTCCATGCGACTTCTCCAGAGTGGGAGTTTCCTGAAAATAAAAACCTGCCGATTCACAAGCAGTTCAGAAAACCTGTGGATTGCAGCGTGAAAGAGGGTCGTCGTATGGGAGAGTATCAAGCTCCCTACATCCTAATGCCTCCCCATGTGGCGCCTTTGCATATGGATTACTATCGTGGCAGCATGTTCAGCGATATTTTAGGCGGAAAACTTTTGGTAACGTGGCACGGATATCAGCCCAGCGGGCAAAGACTTGTAGCTTATAACGTTGACGAAAAAGGGCTTCCAGTTTTGGATTCGTCCGCAGCAAATGCTCGTTATCAGTTTAATCAGCCCGGAACTTGCCCCGTATCCAAACCCTTCCAACCTCGCGGAGGTATGGATCGTCATGCGACGTACACAGAAGTAATTTCAAAATGGAATGAAGTTAAAGGTATTCGTCCGAAAGGTGCACCTGTCGGCTTTACAGAAGCAAGTGATGGTTCGATCTGGATTGTTGAAGACCGAGAGAATCGCACGATCGTAAGACTTGCAAGAACTCAGAATGCAAACTATCGCGAAGCCTGTGATCGTTCTGCAGCAAGTTTCGATCCGCAAGTGCAAATGTTAGCATGGAGATCGGCAGTAAAATCAAACCCAGAACTTGATAAAGGTTATCAAGTCATTCAATCGCAATTGATTCAGAAATACTGCACAGGTTGTCACGGAAACTTGCAAGTCGATGACATCGCGAAAGATCGGTTTAGCAATTTGGATTTCTTGGTTAAGAATGGTTGGATTGTCCCACAGGATTTAGAACACAGTAAGGCATATGGCGCCATTGCTCGTCTTGAAGGTTACACTCCGATGCCGCCCCTTGATAAGCCACAGTTTTTCGGAACGCCTGAGGGACAACAGCTCAATTTGCTTCTGTCGAAGTGGTTAAACGCCCTTCCGAAAGACATTGATTTAAGCTATGCCAAATACACGGCCAAAGATAAACGGAATATTCGTCTTCAGCCAACAACGACAGCCAAAGCTTGCGGTCAGTTGAATCCTGGAGATATTGTGTATGTCGATCCAAGACTAAGCAAAGTAGTCTCACAAGATGGCTACAAGTGGAGTCGAGTGTATATGGTTCCTGCGCACAGCCGGCTGTTCAAAGGCGCGTGCCCTGCTCCCGAAGACGGTGTGTATTACATAGCTCAATAG
- the pssA gene encoding CDP-diacylglycerol--serine O-phosphatidyltransferase: MANETTVNSHLDTEEARAQRMHMYIYILPNLMTTGNLFSGFFAVIQSIKGNYLWAAYAIVVAAVFDQLDGRLARLTRSTSKFGAEYDSLCDLVSFGMAPGVLLFLWALQPFGRLGWVACFLFVACGALRLARFNVQANVVEKNYFQGLPIPMAAGIVASSVLAFQDLELEPMGNYGLLVMTILLALVMVSNFRFRSFKDLDLKERLPFRYLILGVGVLVVVALRPEVMLFVLFMGYAALGAVFGVFKLGKNIRKIKPSVYAPASVHESDLVEELEEEETKKDEKKT, from the coding sequence ATGGCAAACGAAACTACAGTAAATTCGCATTTAGATACTGAAGAAGCACGCGCTCAGCGCATGCACATGTACATTTATATCCTTCCAAATTTGATGACGACAGGAAACCTATTCTCTGGTTTCTTCGCAGTTATTCAATCCATCAAAGGAAACTATCTTTGGGCTGCATACGCTATCGTAGTTGCGGCCGTGTTTGACCAATTGGACGGGCGTTTGGCTCGCCTGACTCGTTCGACTTCTAAATTCGGCGCAGAATACGATTCATTGTGTGACCTAGTCAGCTTCGGCATGGCTCCAGGAGTTTTGTTATTCTTGTGGGCGCTTCAACCATTTGGTCGTTTGGGATGGGTTGCTTGTTTCTTGTTCGTTGCTTGCGGAGCGCTTCGTTTGGCACGTTTCAACGTTCAAGCAAACGTTGTTGAGAAAAATTATTTCCAAGGTCTGCCAATCCCGATGGCGGCGGGTATCGTAGCTTCTTCGGTTTTGGCGTTCCAAGATCTGGAATTGGAACCAATGGGTAACTACGGCTTGTTAGTAATGACCATCCTGCTTGCGCTCGTGATGGTTTCTAACTTCCGTTTCCGCAGCTTTAAAGATTTGGATTTGAAAGAGCGTCTGCCATTCCGTTACCTGATCTTGGGTGTTGGCGTGTTGGTCGTTGTGGCACTTCGTCCCGAAGTAATGCTGTTTGTGCTGTTCATGGGCTACGCAGCTTTAGGAGCAGTCTTCGGTGTTTTCAAATTGGGTAAAAACATCCGTAAGATCAAGCCATCAGTTTATGCACCCGCATCTGTTCACGAAAGTGACTTGGTCGAAGAACTAGAAGAAGAAGAGACCAAGAAAGATGAAAAGAAAACTTAA
- the truA gene encoding tRNA pseudouridine(38-40) synthase TruA: MQTTKVKFTVAYDGTGYCGWQKQKPEDQVSVAQVIEKALEKIFNEKITLFASGRTDAGVHALNQVCHFSTSRKIDPAKKWDICWAINSQLPPGIVVKKAWIAPEEFHSTLSATHKTYRYLLLNKPRQSAHLARYAAWERMPIDIEHLQASSKFLLGNQDFKSFQSVGTPVKDTIREIYKADWEWRRPGVLQFTVTGSGFLKQMVRNIVGTSLMLEKKDLSPGYMKEIIEAKDRKKAGPPAPAEGLYLMKVYYPKDLDNGCLEL, encoded by the coding sequence ATGCAAACAACCAAAGTTAAATTCACAGTGGCATACGACGGCACAGGTTACTGTGGCTGGCAAAAACAGAAGCCCGAGGATCAGGTTTCTGTGGCCCAGGTTATCGAGAAGGCTTTGGAAAAAATCTTTAATGAAAAGATCACGCTGTTTGCATCAGGCAGAACTGATGCGGGCGTGCATGCCCTCAATCAGGTTTGTCACTTCTCCACGAGCCGTAAGATCGACCCGGCTAAAAAATGGGATATCTGTTGGGCGATAAATTCGCAGCTGCCTCCAGGGATAGTGGTGAAAAAGGCGTGGATTGCTCCCGAGGAGTTTCATTCCACGTTATCGGCGACCCATAAAACTTACCGCTATCTATTGTTGAATAAGCCCCGTCAAAGCGCCCATCTGGCCCGTTATGCAGCGTGGGAAAGAATGCCCATCGATATCGAGCACCTTCAGGCAAGTTCTAAATTTCTCTTGGGAAATCAAGATTTTAAGAGCTTTCAATCGGTCGGAACCCCGGTCAAAGACACTATCCGCGAGATCTATAAAGCTGACTGGGAATGGCGCAGACCCGGGGTTTTGCAGTTCACGGTGACCGGCAGTGGGTTCCTCAAACAGATGGTCCGCAATATTGTGGGGACCTCTTTGATGCTCGAGAAAAAGGACCTAAGTCCTGGATATATGAAGGAAATCATCGAAGCCAAGGACCGCAAAAAAGCCGGTCCGCCAGCTCCCGCTGAGGGCCTGTACCTTATGAAGGTTTATTATCCCAAGGACCTTGACAATGGGTGCCTAGAACTTTAA
- the rplM gene encoding 50S ribosomal protein L13 — translation MKTFNAKAEEVERKWWIVDAADQKVGRVATHIATILRGKNKAIYTPNVDTGDFVIVINTDKMELSGTKWDDKTYYRHSRFFGSMKEMTAAQAKEKDSTFIIHEAVRGMLPTNKLSRHIIMKMKTYTGAEHPHAAQKPELLTLPTKK, via the coding sequence ATGAAAACTTTCAATGCAAAAGCAGAAGAAGTTGAAAGAAAATGGTGGATCGTTGATGCCGCTGACCAAAAAGTTGGTCGTGTTGCTACTCACATCGCTACTATTCTTCGTGGTAAAAACAAAGCTATCTACACTCCGAACGTAGACACTGGTGACTTCGTTATCGTGATCAACACGGACAAGATGGAGCTTTCTGGAACTAAATGGGATGACAAAACTTACTACCGTCACTCTCGTTTCTTCGGTTCAATGAAAGAAATGACAGCAGCTCAAGCGAAAGAGAAAGATTCAACTTTCATCATTCACGAAGCTGTTCGCGGTATGCTTCCAACAAACAAGCTATCTCGTCATATCATCATGAAGATGAAAACTTACACTGGCGCTGAGCACCCACACGCTGCTCAAAAACCAGAACTTCTAACACTTCCAACTAAGAAGTAA
- a CDS encoding autotransporter outer membrane beta-barrel domain-containing protein, with protein MKSLWLVLVALLAVTMFHTANAQTKDSAPKEPPFVEEEEFDLPATPLNQATPAQADPLTSETDDAASIENEILQSGGEPVAPPPANSTVDLNKDVPEAGSQSEDLLLEEEPPVIAAPSNEIPASEMPLEEEPPVPVKAAAPVYSDDVVAKSAAGGVRYIHHPQAAVGLIRIEKDGTYVYKTKDKGEVKTTGGFRIGSIDAPKIYSEDETSFAKMYSDQVPVLMFDYDWQPFKMSQNFKIQAGINIMLANGNGRFAESGPSGSDPTAGEASKEEYTFAAIPLNVGFAYRFQYMDRQILAPYVIGGGSYIPVIEYRDDGKSTNAVGTPAAYGGGGLLINVGAIDRDTAFTLRSEYGVTNLWVSLEYRYLKSFSEDVDFSSNVISAGLTLDY; from the coding sequence GTGAAATCACTTTGGTTAGTCTTGGTTGCATTACTTGCAGTCACAATGTTTCACACGGCAAACGCCCAAACGAAAGACTCTGCTCCTAAGGAGCCCCCTTTCGTTGAAGAAGAAGAATTTGATCTTCCGGCGACTCCGTTAAATCAGGCGACTCCAGCACAAGCAGATCCTCTAACTTCGGAAACTGACGATGCTGCAAGTATCGAAAATGAAATTCTGCAAAGTGGAGGAGAGCCCGTGGCACCTCCACCTGCGAATAGCACAGTTGATTTAAATAAAGATGTACCGGAAGCAGGATCGCAATCTGAAGATCTTTTGTTGGAAGAAGAACCACCCGTTATCGCCGCTCCATCCAATGAAATTCCCGCAAGCGAAATGCCTTTGGAAGAAGAGCCGCCAGTTCCAGTGAAAGCTGCAGCTCCAGTTTACAGTGACGACGTGGTTGCAAAATCAGCAGCGGGTGGAGTTCGTTACATCCATCACCCTCAAGCAGCTGTTGGTTTGATTCGTATCGAAAAAGACGGCACTTACGTTTATAAAACGAAAGACAAAGGTGAAGTTAAAACAACTGGTGGTTTCCGTATCGGCTCCATTGATGCGCCTAAGATTTATTCTGAAGACGAAACAAGCTTTGCTAAAATGTATAGCGATCAAGTTCCAGTGCTGATGTTTGATTACGATTGGCAGCCCTTTAAAATGTCCCAGAATTTCAAGATCCAAGCAGGCATCAACATTATGCTCGCTAACGGAAATGGACGTTTCGCTGAATCAGGACCATCCGGAAGTGACCCGACAGCCGGGGAAGCATCAAAAGAAGAGTACACTTTTGCGGCGATTCCTTTGAACGTAGGTTTTGCTTATCGATTCCAATATATGGATCGTCAAATTTTAGCTCCCTACGTAATTGGCGGCGGCTCCTATATTCCTGTAATCGAATATCGTGACGACGGTAAATCCACTAATGCGGTGGGAACTCCCGCAGCATACGGGGGCGGCGGTTTACTCATCAACGTGGGTGCAATCGATCGCGACACAGCCTTCACACTTCGCTCCGAATACGGTGTAACAAATCTGTGGGTCAGCCTAGAATACCGCTACCTAAAATCCTTCAGCGAAGACGTCGACTTCTCCTCAAACGTTATCTCAGCGGGACTTACTCTAGACTACTAA
- a CDS encoding MFS transporter: protein MIKALKQPQLQRLWVGQAFSSVGDEIYRVGLTWFAVNLMGSNTGYLAAGQTASLMLLSFIGGKWADRWNPHHTMFRVDLIRMVIVLIPVLISFFTEVPLSLLIVMALVLSALSAFFDPATQATIPLLAKDIETLQSTNGLMGTTIRGARMVGPAVVGLLAAVVPMIHFFTIDAITFLISALSVKSLKKYLPEHVPSPKMRIGFTDAVMSGFRLIQGRQGMMYVFISRALTSGAWNLSIIVGFALLIHQVSGGDARMFGLVMASYGVGNLTGALYFGNRSRAGHKLLWLMYVGYLLWGVGIAAVGMAPTVAWITVASIFTGFMGPLNDLAFIDLMQRTFAVSDLTKVFRLRMALESLGTLVFTLASPWLIQISSIRVVMVGCGVVWIVCGGTGLLLKTSPKSL from the coding sequence ATGATCAAAGCCCTTAAGCAACCGCAGCTACAACGTCTTTGGGTCGGGCAGGCCTTTTCATCGGTCGGTGATGAAATCTATCGAGTAGGACTAACTTGGTTCGCAGTGAACTTAATGGGTTCCAACACGGGATACTTGGCAGCTGGTCAAACAGCTTCGTTGATGCTTTTAAGTTTTATCGGGGGAAAATGGGCAGATCGCTGGAATCCGCATCATACTATGTTTCGTGTGGATTTAATACGCATGGTGATCGTGTTAATTCCCGTATTAATTTCCTTTTTTACGGAAGTGCCACTGTCTTTACTGATTGTTATGGCATTGGTTTTATCTGCCTTAAGTGCTTTTTTTGATCCGGCCACACAGGCGACAATTCCACTTTTAGCAAAAGACATTGAAACTCTTCAATCCACCAATGGGTTAATGGGTACAACCATTCGCGGTGCGCGTATGGTGGGACCTGCGGTGGTGGGGTTGCTTGCTGCTGTTGTTCCAATGATTCATTTCTTCACTATTGATGCGATAACTTTTTTGATTTCCGCATTATCTGTCAAATCACTCAAAAAATATTTACCTGAACATGTGCCATCACCAAAAATGCGCATCGGTTTTACGGATGCTGTGATGAGTGGATTTCGTCTGATTCAGGGGCGCCAAGGAATGATGTACGTCTTTATCTCCAGAGCGTTGACATCAGGGGCATGGAATTTATCGATTATCGTGGGTTTTGCATTGCTGATTCATCAAGTATCGGGTGGTGATGCACGGATGTTTGGTTTGGTGATGGCCTCTTACGGCGTGGGTAATTTGACGGGAGCACTTTATTTTGGAAATCGCTCCAGAGCAGGTCACAAATTGTTGTGGTTGATGTACGTCGGATATTTGCTTTGGGGAGTGGGAATCGCAGCAGTGGGAATGGCGCCCACAGTGGCCTGGATTACGGTGGCATCAATATTTACAGGATTCATGGGACCTTTAAATGATTTGGCATTTATTGATCTTATGCAAAGAACGTTTGCTGTTTCAGATCTGACAAAAGTATTTCGACTGCGCATGGCTTTAGAATCTTTGGGTACATTAGTGTTTACGCTGGCGTCACCGTGGCTCATTCAAATAAGTTCAATCCGAGTAGTAATGGTAGGTTGCGGAGTGGTTTGGATTGTTTGTGGGGGAACAGGTTTGTTATTAAAAACCTCTCCTAAGTCTTTGTAG
- a CDS encoding diacylglycerol/polyprenol kinase family protein, with translation MTSVFAMFLAYVFLPPNVSFICLVVGWLIFVPFDLLRHRYPVLNDFAVHAFKPIMRQSEVKKLAGTTYLVSGVLIVYVIFPRPIVALTLLFLAFADPIASYFGILYGKDKIFGHKSIQGFMAAFFVCMALTLAYLLYHNYLMDRVVVVSLLAGLVGAFAELIPIGKLDDNLTLPLMSAVGLSILFYFFGFFANVG, from the coding sequence ATGACGTCTGTCTTCGCCATGTTTTTGGCATATGTGTTTTTGCCACCGAATGTTTCCTTCATCTGTTTGGTTGTCGGCTGGCTTATCTTCGTTCCCTTCGATCTTTTGCGCCACCGTTACCCAGTTCTTAATGATTTCGCAGTTCATGCTTTCAAACCGATCATGCGTCAAAGCGAAGTAAAAAAGCTCGCGGGAACGACCTATTTGGTATCGGGAGTGCTGATTGTTTACGTTATCTTCCCGCGTCCTATTGTTGCCTTAACTTTGTTGTTCTTGGCTTTCGCGGATCCAATCGCTAGTTACTTTGGTATTCTTTATGGCAAAGATAAAATCTTTGGTCACAAATCGATTCAGGGTTTTATGGCTGCTTTCTTTGTATGCATGGCTCTGACGTTGGCTTATTTGCTATATCACAATTATCTAATGGATCGTGTGGTTGTGGTGAGTTTGTTAGCAGGTCTTGTGGGCGCATTCGCAGAATTAATCCCCATTGGAAAGCTTGATGACAACTTGACGTTGCCTTTGATGAGCGCGGTGGGCCTTTCTATCCTCTTTTATTTCTTTGGATTTTTCGCCAATGTCGGCTAA
- a CDS encoding CFI-box-CTERM domain-containing protein, whose translation MATLTYNSVGGVSNIDTTTTPTKPVIYGGFAGTCPSGTDSNSTCDTCQGGTGMAVCNKNAVYPSLYLTIVLNTSSTIANTSDVTAKLDSNNIYPTITLGSGTVTLKFLWSDICAKSSNGSTACDQNVTADLVITAAGSSSGSAAGTFTFHIVTSVADSADLTYIDCPTENETPAAGSGFCHFTAFPGDSKVYADNLGISDSYPTSSAGVDYKSLMFFYEPQIPADANDAATVARITNKSPSFEMNINNTVSPPTVDERITGLSNGTTYCFIMGNRDLTGNIYFFTPTGAASGAVDPATQCTTPEKVVGLLDDKHCFIATAAFGSDMAPEVQSFREFRNEYLLPYSWGKTFVKTYYKYSPKYAALISQSETAKVLVRGALWPLLFFARMSVAIGFWYALAIVAFGALTLWGLYRRLILGQNVRGEL comes from the coding sequence ATGGCGACACTGACATATAATTCGGTCGGTGGCGTTTCGAATATTGATACGACGACAACTCCCACTAAACCCGTCATTTATGGTGGCTTTGCGGGAACCTGTCCTTCAGGTACGGATAGCAACAGCACTTGTGATACTTGCCAAGGCGGGACAGGAATGGCGGTATGTAACAAGAACGCTGTTTATCCATCCTTATATTTGACGATTGTGTTGAACACATCGTCGACAATTGCAAATACTTCTGATGTCACTGCAAAATTAGATTCCAATAATATATACCCCACGATCACTTTGGGGAGTGGAACGGTCACGCTGAAATTCCTGTGGTCGGATATCTGCGCAAAATCCAGCAATGGCAGCACAGCATGCGATCAAAATGTAACAGCTGACTTGGTCATCACGGCGGCTGGTTCTTCCAGTGGATCTGCGGCTGGAACATTTACTTTTCATATTGTAACATCCGTCGCAGATTCTGCTGATTTGACTTACATTGATTGTCCTACGGAAAATGAAACCCCGGCGGCGGGCTCGGGTTTTTGTCATTTTACGGCTTTCCCCGGTGATTCTAAAGTTTATGCGGATAACTTAGGTATTTCTGACAGCTATCCAACAAGCTCTGCAGGCGTGGATTATAAAAGTTTGATGTTTTTTTACGAACCTCAAATTCCTGCTGATGCAAACGATGCCGCGACAGTTGCTAGAATCACTAATAAGTCTCCGTCTTTTGAAATGAACATCAATAATACGGTTTCTCCGCCGACCGTCGATGAACGTATTACGGGATTATCCAATGGGACAACCTATTGCTTCATTATGGGTAATCGCGATTTGACAGGGAACATTTACTTTTTTACCCCAACGGGAGCGGCTTCTGGTGCGGTAGACCCAGCGACTCAATGTACAACTCCAGAAAAAGTTGTAGGTCTTTTGGATGATAAACACTGCTTTATCGCAACGGCAGCCTTCGGCAGTGACATGGCACCTGAAGTTCAGAGCTTCCGCGAATTCCGTAATGAATACTTGCTGCCTTATTCATGGGGCAAAACTTTCGTAAAGACATATTACAAATACAGTCCAAAATACGCAGCATTGATCTCACAAAGTGAAACCGCGAAAGTTTTGGTGCGCGGTGCTTTGTGGCCGCTTTTATTTTTTGCGCGCATGAGTGTGGCAATTGGATTCTGGTATGCGCTTGCGATCGTGGCATTTGGTGCATTGACATTGTGGGGATTGTACAGACGCCTGATCTTGGGGCAAAATGTTCGGGGTGAACTGTGA
- a CDS encoding ExbD/TolR family protein, whose product MGMKTGDNNEAIADINVVPLVDIILVVLIIFMVTAPMFIKPSINVNLPKAASGDQTAPSKLNISLTADGRINLNGSFVDEATVKAKATEEVTKNTEVQAIISADKDVPHGKVVGLLDIVKAAGVKKFAISIDKK is encoded by the coding sequence ATGGGAATGAAAACTGGAGATAACAACGAAGCCATAGCGGACATTAACGTTGTCCCTCTGGTCGATATCATCCTCGTGGTACTGATCATCTTCATGGTGACGGCTCCAATGTTCATCAAGCCTTCGATCAATGTGAATTTGCCGAAAGCCGCAAGCGGTGATCAAACAGCTCCAAGCAAGTTGAATATTTCCCTGACAGCAGATGGACGTATCAACTTAAATGGCAGCTTCGTTGATGAGGCAACGGTAAAAGCAAAAGCGACTGAAGAAGTGACTAAAAACACCGAGGTCCAGGCGATCATTTCTGCGGATAAAGATGTTCCTCACGGAAAAGTGGTCGGGCTTCTCGACATCGTGAAAGCTGCCGGAGTCAAAAAATTCGCAATCAGCATCGACAAAAAATAA
- a CDS encoding aspartate-semialdehyde dehydrogenase, producing the protein MKRKLKVGVVGATGMVGQTFMTLLEERAFPISELRPFASENSLGKKIELQGQQWPCQVLKDGCFDGLDLVFFSSGDDISAEWAPKAVKAGAFAVDNSAAFRMDPNTVLIVPEVNGHLVNQDSKPQIIANPNCSTIQLVVALKPLSEKFGLDEVRVSTYQAVSGAGQGGHDELMEQTSKHTQEKHEPKTFPHTILFNCIPQIGSFNDEGFCSEEVKIMKETRKILGLPKLKVSAFTVRIPALNAHSESVWVTLKNDTTREAITEALSSHQGIVVQDDPKKSVYPLARDVSGKDPVYVGRIHRDPEDSKLWMMWVVSDNIRKGAALNGIQIAEQIFF; encoded by the coding sequence ATGAAAAGAAAACTTAAAGTAGGCGTCGTCGGCGCGACCGGAATGGTCGGCCAAACTTTCATGACACTTCTCGAAGAGCGCGCATTTCCTATCTCGGAATTGCGCCCTTTTGCTTCTGAAAACTCCCTCGGAAAAAAGATTGAACTTCAAGGTCAGCAGTGGCCTTGCCAAGTTTTGAAAGACGGCTGCTTCGACGGTCTTGATCTTGTTTTCTTCTCTTCAGGTGATGACATTTCTGCAGAGTGGGCTCCGAAAGCTGTTAAAGCGGGTGCCTTTGCTGTTGATAACTCCGCTGCCTTCCGTATGGATCCAAACACGGTATTAATCGTTCCTGAAGTGAATGGCCATTTGGTGAATCAAGATTCAAAACCACAAATCATAGCGAATCCAAATTGCTCAACTATCCAATTGGTAGTAGCGCTAAAACCATTGTCTGAAAAATTTGGTTTGGATGAAGTGCGCGTCAGTACTTACCAAGCGGTCAGCGGTGCGGGTCAGGGTGGCCACGATGAGTTGATGGAGCAAACGTCCAAACACACTCAAGAAAAGCACGAGCCAAAAACTTTCCCGCATACAATCTTGTTCAACTGCATTCCGCAAATTGGTTCTTTCAATGACGAGGGCTTCTGCAGTGAAGAAGTCAAAATCATGAAAGAAACCCGCAAGATTTTAGGTCTGCCAAAATTGAAAGTTTCCGCCTTCACAGTTCGTATCCCTGCATTGAATGCTCACAGCGAATCTGTTTGGGTCACTTTAAAGAATGATACGACTCGCGAAGCAATTACTGAGGCGTTGTCATCTCATCAGGGCATCGTGGTGCAAGATGATCCTAAGAAAAGCGTTTATCCGCTGGCTCGCGACGTTTCCGGCAAGGACCCGGTTTATGTCGGCCGCATCCATCGTGATCCCGAAGATTCGAAGCTATGGATGATGTGGGTGGTATCTGACAACATCCGTAAGGGCGCAGCCTTAAACGGTATTCAAATCGCTGAACAGATTTTTTTCTAA
- the rpsI gene encoding 30S ribosomal protein S9, translating into MAATEKFFYATGRRKTSSARVFLKPGKGTITINGKKSEDYLSRMQSRMVIVQPLDLLNQIGKFDANITVAGGGESGQAGAIRLGITRALIAFNPEFKGTLKKAGFVTRDPRMVERKKYGKSGARRRFQYSKR; encoded by the coding sequence ATGGCAGCAACTGAAAAATTCTTTTATGCTACTGGAAGAAGAAAAACGTCATCAGCACGTGTTTTCTTGAAGCCTGGTAAAGGCACTATCACTATCAACGGTAAAAAATCTGAAGACTACCTTAGCCGTATGCAATCTCGCATGGTTATCGTTCAACCTTTGGATCTTTTGAACCAAATCGGTAAGTTCGACGCTAACATCACTGTTGCAGGTGGTGGTGAGTCTGGACAAGCTGGTGCGATCCGCTTGGGTATCACTCGTGCATTGATCGCTTTCAACCCAGAGTTCAAAGGAACTCTTAAGAAAGCTGGATTTGTTACTCGTGACCCTCGTATGGTTGAGCGTAAAAAATACGGTAAATCCGGCGCTCGTCGTAGATTCCAATACTCTAAACGTTAA